In Planctomycetaceae bacterium, the DNA window CAGGTGATCCGCAGGCTGGCCGAGAAGTGCGAGCCGCCGACATGGATCGAGTGTCACAGTCTGTTGCTGGAACCCAGAACAAGTGAGAGCGAATGAAAGCCAGATTTCCGGGTTTCAACAAATGTATGGAAATGATGCGGAGCCAGAATCCACAGATTCAGGAAGATGGTTTTCACTTCCTGCTGCCAGAAGCACCACAGTACGTTCAAGAACTCATCGAAGCGTTCCAGTCGGAGCTGGGTCTTGGCCTTCGCTGCTGGCTGCTGGAACTGATCGGTGCAGCCAAATCTGAAAGAGCATTTGACTTCCTCGCTGGACAGCTTCGCAGCGAGAGTTGGCAGTTGCGGTACTGGGCCGTTAGAGGACTGAAGCATCTTGACTCAAGACAGGCCCGAACACTGCTGTGGGATGCACAGTCCTGGGAACTGGACGCACCAGAGGCAACAGAGCGATTTCGGAATCAACTCATTGAACCTGATAACGGCAATTTCAGATGATTGAAGTAACGACGAAGATCAAGCAAGTGATCTGCATGAGACACGATTTGAAGATGCGTCGTGGCAAGCAAATCGCTCAAGGTGCGCACGCCTCGATGTCATTTATCTGCCATCGTTTACGGGAAGGGGCTTCAGTGTCGCTCAATGACTTCTCCGACGTTGAGCGTGCCTGGCTGACTGGAGCCTTCGCCAAAGTCTGCTGTCGTGTGGACAGCGAAGACGAATTGATGAAGATTCACGACGAAGCCATCGCCGCTGGCCTTGAGGTTCACTTGATTACCGATAGCGGCAAGACGGAGT includes these proteins:
- the pth2 gene encoding aminoacyl-tRNA hydrolase; its protein translation is MIEVTTKIKQVICMRHDLKMRRGKQIAQGAHASMSFICHRLREGASVSLNDFSDVERAWLTGAFAKVCCRVDSEDELMKIHDEAIAAGLEVHLITDSGKTEFHGVPTRTCLAIGPDDAEKIDEITGHLQLL